A stretch of the Erpetoichthys calabaricus chromosome 3, fErpCal1.3, whole genome shotgun sequence genome encodes the following:
- the fbxo5 gene encoding F-box only protein 5, which produces MKCHYASQKQPALCFSNTTGANIKLKSVMENEMKSAKEESQCQLLKTLPCSEDQNSCKTDPGPVHNKENVKAASFKECTNEPPLLDGTLEESGYLSYTDSQNSIIFDLETHDAYSEQSEIQDNFHVPAELDNSTEKQTRAISSNMGSLPCVQFAHAACTELMSTHRKCNKFDWTCVDRIADKFNLRNIIGRNIGLDDVDILKELLQRGMKHLLGKILMLLDGEDLIQCVLVSRTWKKIILGDKCTAERYSVAVDKLEKYTLNGMEEFTRAVDGCSREILSCMQVLASTPVSSTPRKMEQIGKLDSQCSKFNSFCQTASTLKHGEGLKACRRCGFPAKFDSCLQRATCTRSSCGCDLCTKCFREYHPSSNCTTGKSTKPVILAGSKKSKSNLKRL; this is translated from the exons aTGAAGTGCCATTATGCCTCCCAGAAGCAACCAGCCCTCTGCTTTTCAAATACTACTGGTGCCAACATTAAGTTAAAATCTGTgatggaaaatgaaatgaaatcagcAAAAGAAGAAAGTCAGTGTCAACTACTAAAGACGCTACCATGTAGCGAAGACCAGAATTCTTGTAAGACAGATCCTGGGCCAGttcataataaagaaaatgtgaaagctGCTAGTTTCAAAGAGTGTACAAATGAGCCTCCATTGCTAGATGGGACCCTTGAAGAAAGCGGCTACTTGTCTTACACTGATAGTCAAAACAGCATCATATTTGACTTGGAGACACATGATGCTTATTCAGAACAAAGTGAAATTCAAGACAATTTTCATGTGCCAGCTGAACTGGACAATTCAACTGAGAAACAAACGCGGGCGATTTCTTCTAATATGGGCAGTCTACCTTGTGTTCAGTTTGCACATGCAGCATGTACTGAACTGATGTcaacacatagaaaatgtaacaaatttgACTGGACTTGTGTTGACAGAATTGCTGACAAATTCAATCTACGTAACATAATTGGAAGAAACATTGGACTCGATGAtgtagacattttaaaagaactttTGCAAAGGGGCATGAAACACCTTTTAGGAAAAATATTAATGCTTCTTGATGGTGAAGACCTCATaca GTGTGTGCTAGTTAGCAGGACCTGGAAAAAGATAATCCTGGGTGACAAATGCACAGCAGAGCGCTACTCTGTAGCAGTAGACAAACTTGAG AAATATACTTTAAATGGTATGGAAGAATTTACTAGAGCAGTGGATGGATGCTCTAGAGAAATACTATCTTGTATGCAGGTATTGGCTTCAACACCTGTTTCATCGACTCCAAGAAAGATGGAACAAATTGGCAAACTGGATTCTCAGTGTAGCAAATTTAACTCCTTTTGCCAG ACTGCCAGCACATTAAAGCATGGAGAAGGTCTCAAGGCCTGTCGTCGCTGTGGTTTCCCTGCCAAGTTTGATTCTTGTCTGCAAAGGGCGACATGTACTCGATCAAGTTGTGGTTGTGACCTCTGCACAAAATGTTTTCGTGAATACCATCCATCTTCAAATTGTACAACTGGAAAATCGACCAAGCCAGTGATATTAGCAGGGAGCAAAAAGAGCAAATCAAATTTAAAACGACTTTGA